A part of Streptomyces sp. NBC_01210 genomic DNA contains:
- a CDS encoding glycosyltransferase family 2 protein, with the protein MTVQATGYSTTQAPAQTQAQPPAQAQTQAPAPPGSQDQARALSPSPPGQSRRPVLGRLNHAPPPPKRRHRRPALGRLNRLDPVLRQAVRRLITLLLLLPLLLLLARSAPELLRSPFLLGYGFLVLLGAIAIFYVAYAQYDDPAVRQLRRRPRNLSQFTPLPTLPRVSFLLAVKDEAECIEACVRSMVASDYPDLQIVVVDDGSSDGTREILASLATELAITVLPLERNVGKKHALVRAAELADGDVIAFTDSDCVLAEDALTRCVTALLRHPELGAVSGHARALNADESLLSRIQDVWYEGQFRVSKAAESAFGSVTCVSGPLAVFRRDAVYNYLPAWAGDRFLGGEFRFATDRQLTGYVLGQQWKGRRLKRRYADSPFVQEADYPELPWRVGYVESAKVWTNVPTRFRPFMRQQVRWKKSFVRNLFFTGTFIWRRGLGPAALYYLHALWVLAAPVMAVRHLVWVPLQGTYLLTLLYLAGVLVKGTFWGLAFRLDNPGSTGWRYRPLMSLLSSVLLSWLLFYSAATIRRGVWSRSAT; encoded by the coding sequence ATGACGGTCCAAGCCACCGGCTACAGCACGACCCAGGCCCCGGCCCAGACCCAGGCCCAGCCCCCGGCCCAGGCCCAGACCCAAGCCCCGGCCCCGCCCGGGTCGCAGGATCAGGCCCGAGCGCTCTCGCCGTCCCCTCCGGGGCAGTCCCGGCGCCCGGTCCTCGGACGCCTGAACCACGCGCCGCCCCCGCCGAAGCGGCGGCATCGGCGCCCGGCCCTCGGACGCCTGAACCGGCTCGATCCCGTACTGCGGCAGGCCGTACGGCGGTTGATCACCCTGCTGCTTCTGCTGCCGCTCCTGCTGCTCCTGGCCCGGAGCGCCCCCGAACTCCTCCGGTCCCCCTTCCTGCTCGGCTATGGCTTCCTGGTGCTGTTGGGGGCGATCGCCATCTTCTACGTCGCCTACGCCCAGTACGACGACCCCGCAGTACGCCAGTTGCGCAGGCGGCCCCGCAACCTCTCCCAGTTCACGCCCCTGCCGACGCTGCCCCGGGTGAGCTTCCTGCTGGCGGTCAAGGACGAGGCCGAGTGCATCGAGGCGTGCGTGCGCTCGATGGTCGCCAGCGACTATCCGGATCTGCAGATCGTGGTGGTGGACGATGGCTCCAGCGACGGCACCCGGGAGATTCTGGCGTCCCTCGCTACCGAACTCGCCATCACCGTACTTCCGTTGGAACGGAACGTGGGCAAGAAGCACGCTCTGGTGCGGGCCGCCGAGCTCGCCGACGGCGATGTGATCGCCTTCACCGACTCCGACTGCGTGCTGGCCGAGGACGCGCTCACCCGCTGCGTCACCGCGCTGCTGCGCCACCCGGAACTCGGCGCGGTCAGCGGGCACGCGCGAGCGCTCAACGCCGACGAGAGCCTCCTCTCCCGGATCCAGGACGTCTGGTACGAGGGCCAGTTCCGGGTGTCCAAGGCCGCCGAGTCCGCGTTCGGCTCCGTGACCTGCGTCTCCGGGCCGCTCGCCGTCTTCCGCCGAGACGCCGTCTACAACTACCTGCCCGCCTGGGCGGGTGACCGCTTCCTCGGCGGCGAGTTCCGCTTCGCCACCGACCGCCAGCTCACCGGATACGTCCTCGGCCAGCAGTGGAAGGGACGGCGGCTGAAGCGCCGGTACGCCGATTCGCCGTTCGTGCAGGAAGCGGACTACCCGGAGCTCCCGTGGCGCGTCGGCTATGTCGAGTCGGCCAAGGTGTGGACCAACGTGCCGACCCGGTTCCGGCCCTTCATGCGCCAGCAGGTCCGGTGGAAGAAGAGCTTCGTCCGCAACCTCTTCTTCACCGGAACATTCATCTGGCGGCGCGGGCTCGGCCCCGCGGCCCTGTACTACCTGCACGCCCTGTGGGTCCTGGCGGCCCCGGTGATGGCGGTGCGCCACCTGGTGTGGGTGCCGTTGCAGGGAACGTACTTGCTCACCCTGCTCTACCTGGCAGGGGTCCTCGTCAAAGGAACCTTCTGGGGCCTCGCGTTCAGGCTCGACAACCCCGGCTCGACCGGATGGCGTTACCGGCCGCTGATGAGCCTCCTCTCGTCCGTGCTGCTGTCGTGGCTGCTGTTCTACTCCGCCGCCACCATCCGGCGCGGTGTGTGGTCGCGGAGCGCGACATGA
- a CDS encoding polysaccharide deacetylase family protein, which yields MALSLAPPGSPPAGRSPSGRDIPPAAPPRRRLLRALLALAAVLVVTVPFAVAWRLHEARESLSPQYTTAPAGIDAQTLNKWRALGSGLPQHAAPVVLTYHDVRPDSDGNRYVVTPHQLDAQLTALRAAGYQTLTADQFVSYFQGGAVPRRSVLLTFDDGTDGLWRYADRILERHHQHATSFLISGRVGKHRPYYLSWEEVARMARSGRWDFQDHTHDLHSRGVVGPDGRKGSFLTNRIYDPADGELESLAHYRARVRSDLSASLRDFASHGLPRPRLFAYPFSDADSVRPGNGTPGKATPGKAAPGSATTVYARNLLRQLFAATLTDRTFSPTPAGRRSAAQKNIQRLEVFSSTTPEALLREVVSRTPLPPSGRPLEQPRHWAKVDWHHAETIGFLTGRGPYPQGGSYAYVSYAPYATADWIDYTASTDISGLNSRGPRGNLVVRVGSTSVLAIRVSRDTAQIAAAGDDVVLVRRDLLPSARHHVEVTVSGTRTVAVIDGTVRLSVDSPPGPSSRGGIGLAVSRGARAGSWPAFADLRVTPISRTSQTSAGGHR from the coding sequence ATGGCCCTTTCCCTAGCGCCGCCGGGTAGCCCACCAGCCGGCCGGTCACCGTCGGGGCGCGACATTCCCCCCGCCGCTCCTCCGAGGCGCCGACTGCTGCGCGCCCTGCTGGCCCTGGCCGCCGTCCTGGTGGTGACCGTGCCCTTCGCCGTGGCGTGGCGGCTGCACGAGGCCCGCGAGAGCCTCAGCCCCCAGTACACCACCGCCCCCGCCGGTATCGATGCGCAGACCCTGAACAAGTGGCGGGCGCTCGGGTCCGGCCTGCCCCAGCATGCGGCACCGGTGGTGCTTACGTACCACGACGTCCGGCCCGACAGCGACGGCAACCGCTATGTGGTGACACCCCATCAGTTGGACGCGCAGCTCACCGCATTGCGCGCCGCCGGCTATCAGACGCTGACGGCTGACCAGTTCGTCTCGTATTTCCAGGGCGGAGCAGTGCCCCGCCGGTCGGTCCTGCTCACCTTCGACGACGGAACCGACGGTCTGTGGCGCTACGCGGACCGCATTCTCGAGCGGCACCACCAGCACGCCACGTCGTTCCTGATCTCCGGCCGGGTCGGGAAGCACCGCCCGTACTACCTGTCCTGGGAGGAGGTCGCCCGGATGGCCCGCTCCGGCCGGTGGGACTTCCAAGACCATACGCACGACCTGCACAGTCGCGGAGTCGTCGGCCCGGACGGCCGCAAGGGCTCGTTCCTGACCAACCGGATCTACGACCCCGCCGACGGCGAACTGGAGAGCCTGGCCCACTACCGTGCGCGTGTCCGGAGCGATCTCTCCGCATCACTGCGGGACTTCGCGTCCCACGGCCTCCCCAGGCCGCGGCTGTTCGCGTACCCGTTCTCCGACGCGGACAGCGTCCGGCCGGGCAACGGCACGCCCGGCAAGGCCACGCCCGGCAAGGCCGCGCCCGGCAGTGCCACGACGGTGTACGCGCGCAACCTTCTCCGGCAGCTCTTCGCGGCCACGCTGACCGACAGGACGTTCAGTCCGACGCCGGCCGGCCGGCGCTCCGCGGCGCAGAAGAACATCCAGCGGCTGGAGGTGTTCAGCAGCACGACCCCGGAAGCCCTGCTGCGCGAGGTCGTGTCCCGTACCCCGCTACCGCCCTCCGGCCGACCGCTGGAGCAGCCGCGGCACTGGGCGAAGGTCGACTGGCACCACGCCGAGACCATCGGGTTCCTCACCGGCCGGGGCCCCTATCCGCAAGGCGGCTCGTATGCGTACGTCTCCTACGCCCCGTACGCCACCGCCGACTGGATCGACTACACCGCCTCCACCGACATCAGCGGGCTGAACTCCCGCGGCCCCAGAGGCAACCTGGTCGTCCGGGTCGGGAGCACGTCGGTTCTGGCCATCAGAGTCTCCCGGGACACCGCTCAGATCGCCGCCGCAGGCGATGACGTAGTGCTCGTCAGACGAGATCTCCTACCGTCCGCGCGGCACCACGTGGAGGTGACTGTCAGCGGAACGCGGACTGTCGCTGTGATCGACGGCACCGTCCGACTCTCCGTCGACAGCCCCCCGGGGCCGTCCAGCCGCGGTGGCATCGGCCTGGCGGTGAGCCGAGGCGCCCGGGCCGGCAGCTGGCCTGCCTTCGCCGACCTGCGGGTCACCCCGATCTCCCGTACATCACAGACATCTGCAGGAGGACACCGATGA
- a CDS encoding nucleotide sugar dehydrogenase produces the protein MPIAGGRALPVWPQSSSEDRTATAPEPVDRRPVAIVGMGYVGLPTALALLASGNEVIGLDASQQRIDDIRASRVDLVSDDHERLRRFAGSDTCTLTTDPERLAAAGTVVICVPTPVDEHLVPDLSALSAACATVVEHAVPGQTIVLTSTSYVGTTRDLLLRPLADRDMHAGRDVFVAFSPERIDPGNTVHPQNATPRVVGGETEECTRRAVAVLKGSAPEVHQVGSPEAAEMCKLLENTFRAVNIALANEFATACGHLGLEVTEVIDAAATKPYGFMPFRPGPGVGGHCIPCDPHYLLWQLRRQRVALPLIDTAMTAIATRPRTVVRRARELLADRGVPLSRARVLVLGVSYKPDVDDLRESPALEILAELTQAGAVVSYTDPRVTELAVAGKRMESEAKPQAQIWDLVVVHTVHRGQDLDWLEGQPLVLDATYRLDAVKGRTVV, from the coding sequence GTGCCTATCGCCGGGGGCCGTGCGCTGCCGGTCTGGCCTCAGTCATCCTCCGAAGACAGAACTGCCACTGCCCCCGAGCCGGTCGACCGGAGACCGGTGGCGATCGTAGGTATGGGATACGTGGGACTCCCCACGGCTCTCGCATTGCTCGCCTCGGGGAATGAGGTCATCGGACTCGACGCGAGTCAGCAGCGGATCGACGACATCCGCGCCAGCCGAGTCGACCTGGTTTCCGACGACCACGAGCGGCTGCGGAGGTTCGCAGGGAGTGACACGTGCACCCTGACCACCGATCCGGAGCGGCTCGCGGCCGCGGGTACCGTCGTGATCTGCGTACCCACTCCGGTGGACGAGCATCTCGTACCGGACCTGAGCGCACTCTCCGCCGCCTGCGCCACCGTGGTGGAACACGCGGTACCCGGCCAGACCATCGTGCTGACCTCGACCAGCTACGTCGGCACCACCCGCGACCTGCTCCTGCGGCCGCTGGCTGACCGGGACATGCACGCCGGGCGTGACGTGTTCGTCGCGTTCTCCCCGGAGCGGATCGACCCGGGCAACACGGTCCACCCACAGAACGCCACGCCGCGCGTCGTGGGCGGCGAGACCGAGGAGTGCACCCGCCGTGCGGTCGCCGTTCTCAAGGGCTCCGCGCCGGAGGTCCATCAGGTGGGCTCCCCGGAAGCCGCCGAGATGTGCAAGCTCCTCGAGAACACCTTCCGTGCCGTCAACATCGCGCTGGCCAACGAGTTCGCCACAGCCTGCGGGCATCTGGGGCTCGAGGTCACGGAGGTGATCGACGCCGCCGCGACGAAGCCCTACGGGTTCATGCCGTTCCGCCCGGGGCCGGGGGTGGGTGGCCACTGCATTCCCTGCGACCCGCACTACCTGCTCTGGCAACTGCGTCGGCAGCGCGTCGCCCTGCCGCTCATCGACACAGCGATGACCGCGATCGCCACCAGGCCCCGGACGGTCGTACGCCGGGCTCGCGAACTCCTCGCGGACCGCGGTGTGCCGCTCAGTCGTGCCCGTGTTCTGGTCCTCGGCGTCAGCTACAAGCCGGATGTGGACGACCTGCGGGAGTCCCCGGCGCTGGAGATCCTCGCCGAGTTGACCCAGGCAGGCGCGGTGGTCTCGTACACCGACCCGAGGGTGACGGAACTGGCCGTCGCCGGGAAGCGGATGGAGAGCGAGGCGAAGCCGCAGGCCCAGATCTGGGACCTGGTGGTGGTCCACACCGTCCATCGGGGCCAGGATCTGGACTGGCTCGAGGGGCAGCCACTCGTCCTGGACGCCACCTACCGCCTGGACGCGGTAAAGGGCCGGACGGTGGTGTGA
- a CDS encoding SDR family oxidoreductase has translation MRLLILGGTEFAGRAVVESALARGWEVTVFHRGRHEAPAGVTSLLGDRTAPNGLAALADGEWDVVVDTWSATPSVVRDAARLLAGRIGRYVYVSSCSVYAWPPSAGNDENCPVVEASPDAVEVPYAEAKRGGELAVLDAFGEERSLLVRVGLIIGPWENIGRLPWWLRRMARGGPVLAPGPRDTPLQYIDVRDLAEWMLDAAVRGLSGPYNLVSEQGHTTIGELLEACARATGSDAELRWTPPEAILAAGIEPWTDLPIWIPREQQPELHRAIHGVNVAKALAVGLSCRPVGATVTDTWAWLQSLGGPAPQRPDRVPVGLDPALEAKLLGV, from the coding sequence ATGAGACTTCTGATTCTGGGAGGCACGGAGTTCGCGGGCCGTGCCGTGGTCGAGTCGGCCCTTGCGCGCGGCTGGGAGGTGACGGTCTTCCATCGCGGGCGGCACGAAGCACCGGCCGGTGTCACCTCGCTGCTCGGCGACCGCACCGCGCCGAACGGGCTTGCGGCGCTCGCGGACGGCGAGTGGGACGTGGTCGTCGACACCTGGTCGGCCACGCCGTCGGTCGTACGGGATGCGGCCCGGCTGCTGGCGGGTCGCATCGGCCGCTATGTCTATGTATCGAGCTGCTCGGTGTATGCCTGGCCGCCATCGGCCGGCAACGACGAAAACTGCCCGGTGGTGGAGGCCTCGCCCGACGCGGTCGAAGTCCCTTACGCGGAGGCCAAGCGGGGCGGGGAGCTGGCAGTGCTGGACGCGTTCGGTGAGGAGCGTTCGCTGCTGGTGCGGGTGGGGCTGATCATCGGTCCGTGGGAGAACATCGGCCGACTGCCGTGGTGGCTGCGGCGGATGGCCCGCGGCGGCCCGGTGCTGGCGCCGGGTCCGCGGGACACCCCGCTGCAGTACATCGACGTACGCGACCTCGCGGAGTGGATGCTTGATGCGGCGGTACGGGGCCTGAGCGGCCCGTACAACCTGGTGAGCGAGCAGGGCCACACGACGATCGGCGAACTGCTGGAGGCGTGTGCGCGAGCCACCGGCTCGGACGCGGAACTGCGCTGGACGCCACCGGAGGCGATCCTGGCGGCAGGCATCGAGCCCTGGACGGACCTCCCGATCTGGATCCCGCGGGAGCAGCAGCCGGAGCTCCACCGCGCGATCCATGGAGTGAACGTCGCCAAGGCGCTTGCCGTGGGCCTGAGTTGCCGCCCGGTCGGCGCGACGGTGACGGACACGTGGGCTTGGCTCCAGTCCCTGGGCGGCCCCGCACCCCAACGGCCGGACCGCGTGCCGGTTGGCCTGGACCCGGCGCTGGAGGCGAAGTTGCTCGGCGTGTGA